A genomic stretch from Candidatus Binatus sp. includes:
- a CDS encoding ADP-ribosylglycohydrolase family protein, whose product MSSDLSPRSRILGGLWGVAVGDALGVPVEFCSRGERDRDPVTDLRGHGTHNQPPGTWSDDTSLTLCTVETLLRAGEDYQALGQSFVRWLDEEIWTPHGRVFDVGNTTAYAIRRLSRGVDPLKAGRDDDFSNGNGSLMRILPVAIWFTGRAAPETIEAAHRFSALTHRHERSQAGCAIFCLIAQHLIAGAGAAASIDKAWKIAKAHYRVDPFASELRTYARIASAGKLKKLDQRDIRGSGYVIDALEASLWCLLKSSSFDQAVLSAVNLGDDTDTTAAITGALAGIRYGVEAIPAHWRTQLARHDDLDALFNDFVARIGSSA is encoded by the coding sequence ATGAGTTCTGACCTTTCACCAAGGAGCAGGATTCTCGGCGGACTTTGGGGAGTCGCGGTCGGCGACGCGCTCGGCGTCCCGGTCGAGTTCTGCAGCCGCGGGGAGCGCGATCGCGACCCGGTTACGGATTTGCGCGGCCATGGCACGCACAACCAGCCGCCGGGCACGTGGTCCGACGACACTTCGCTGACCCTTTGCACCGTCGAAACCCTGCTGCGCGCCGGCGAGGATTATCAAGCGCTCGGCCAGTCGTTCGTGCGATGGCTCGACGAGGAGATTTGGACTCCGCATGGCCGCGTCTTCGACGTTGGAAATACGACCGCCTATGCGATTCGACGGCTCTCACGCGGCGTTGATCCGCTCAAGGCTGGCCGTGACGACGATTTTTCCAACGGCAACGGCTCATTAATGCGTATCCTGCCGGTGGCGATCTGGTTCACCGGCCGCGCAGCACCTGAAACGATCGAGGCTGCGCATCGATTTTCCGCCTTGACCCATCGGCACGAGCGCTCGCAAGCCGGTTGCGCCATCTTTTGCCTGATCGCTCAACACCTGATTGCCGGCGCCGGCGCCGCCGCGTCGATCGACAAGGCTTGGAAGATCGCAAAGGCGCATTACCGTGTGGATCCATTTGCTTCGGAATTGCGCACCTACGCTCGAATCGCCTCAGCGGGCAAGCTCAAGAAGCTCGATCAGCGCGATATAAGAGGGTCCGGTTACGTGATCGACGCGTTGGAAGCGAGCCTCTGGTGCCTGCTTAAGTCCAGCAGTTTCGATCAGGCCGTGCTGAGCGCGGTCAATCTCGGCGACGATACCGACACCACCGCCGCGATCACGGGTGCGCTCGCCGGTATCCGCTACGGTGTCGAAGCGATCCCCGCGCATTGGCGAACGCAGCTCGCGAGACACGACGACCTCGACGCGCTCTTCAATGATTTTGTTGCGCGCATCGGAAGCTCCGCATGA
- a CDS encoding carboxymuconolactone decarboxylase family protein: protein MPSKSTPEAWVKLPDPEQMGAARGDDHPYNFGYIPAMGRLIAAHPRIGPAFGMMFATVMFAPGALTRAERELVAAVAASAQDCHY from the coding sequence ATGCCATCAAAGAGTACACCTGAGGCATGGGTCAAGCTGCCCGATCCGGAGCAGATGGGCGCCGCCCGCGGCGACGATCATCCGTACAACTTCGGTTACATCCCGGCGATGGGCCGGCTGATCGCGGCGCATCCGCGAATCGGCCCCGCCTTCGGCATGATGTTCGCCACGGTCATGTTCGCGCCGGGGGCGCTCACGCGCGCAGAACGAGAACTCGTCGCGGCCGTCGCCGCATCGGCCCAGGATTGTCACTACTGA
- a CDS encoding class I SAM-dependent methyltransferase, with product MEHSERSYIPAAGQHWMLPLYDTMVWMLGGDASRRKLIEQAAIQGGHRVLDIGCGTGSLAVMLKKTHPGAEVVGLDPDPKVLSIARGKAERSGVRIEFDQGFSDHLAYAGASFDRVFSSFMFHHLPHEERSATLAEIRRVLKTGGSLHLVDFVPARSGFARAMGHLFHGGHHGIEDQVVPLMEKAGFADSAEVEYGSTLFGSIAYFRACRKAIN from the coding sequence ATGGAACATTCGGAGCGAAGTTACATCCCGGCCGCGGGACAGCATTGGATGCTCCCGTTGTACGACACGATGGTCTGGATGCTCGGCGGCGACGCGTCGCGGCGAAAGCTGATCGAGCAGGCTGCAATCCAGGGCGGGCATCGCGTGCTCGATATCGGATGCGGCACCGGCTCGCTCGCGGTGATGCTGAAGAAGACGCATCCGGGCGCGGAGGTGGTCGGGCTTGACCCGGATCCGAAGGTGCTATCGATCGCGCGGGGGAAGGCGGAACGATCGGGCGTGCGGATCGAGTTCGATCAGGGCTTCTCGGATCACCTGGCGTATGCCGGCGCGTCGTTCGACCGCGTGTTCTCGTCGTTCATGTTCCATCACCTGCCGCATGAGGAGAGATCGGCGACGCTCGCCGAGATCCGCCGCGTGCTTAAAACGGGCGGGTCGCTTCACCTGGTCGATTTCGTGCCGGCGCGGAGCGGCTTTGCCCGTGCGATGGGACATCTGTTCCACGGCGGACACCACGGCATCGAGGATCAAGTTGTACCGCTGATGGAAAAAGCGGGCTTCGCCGATTCTGCGGAAGTGGAATACGGCAGCACTCTGTTCGGCAGCATCGCGTACTTCCGGGCTTGTAGAAAAGCGATCAACTAA